The Bradyrhizobium sp. CCGB01 genome segment GCTCGATTTCCGGCCCTGTCAAACCCTCTGATGTGTCGCCGAGTGCGCCCGCGATCGCCTCCAACTGATCTTGAGTGAAGAATGCCATGGGCTCTTCACCGGCCGTTCGCGAGGCGCCGCAAGAACGTCCTGGCTGTCACCAGGACGACGTGGAGCCGGAAGGTGCTGTGATCTTCGTCGGAAAGCCCCGGGTGCGACCCTTCGGTGTGCAGCATTTTGAAGAGGCCGTTGATGTAGTTCTTGCCGTCGTGGGTCCACTCGTTGCGATCCCTTGCAAGAAAGCCGATCTCAGCAAGGAGCGCGCGCCGGTTCTCTGAACTGGGACGTGCCGCCGATTCCGTGGGGCGCACATTTCGAGCAATGTCGTCGAACAAGCTCTCGATGAACGTTCGAAGCTGTCCGTTGCAGGCGGCCCAGTCACCACGCGTGTGCGCTTCGATTGCCTGGTCGAGGTGCCCGAGTGGGGTGACGAAGCCGAAGCGCTTGAGGAGCTGATGGACCTCGTCGTCGGTCTCCGGGAGCTGGATTTCGCCGGGAAGCGCGGCGCGGATTGATGCGTTCCGGCCATAGTCGTCCCAGACCAGGACGTATCCGTCGCGCGCGAGCCCGCGGGCGAATGCCGTTTGGAGCGGCTGCTCCGAATCTTGCTGAGCCAGTTGTGCGGCTTGCCGGATCACCGCTTCACCCAGGGTCATGCTGCCGTCGAGCGTATCGAGGATCGTGTCCGGGCGTTGCAAGACAACGCGGCCGAGGAGATCGCATTTCTTTGCGACGCTGAGAGTGGTGCTCGAGGAAATCTCGTCCTCGAGCCCAAGCCGCAGGACCATCTGATTGAATTTGGCTTGGCTGTGCAGTTCGAGCAGTTCGACTGCAGCAAGGAGGGTCGGTCGTGTAAACGGTGCAGATCGCATGGGTAGCCTACTCGAAGCGTAGGCCGAACAGGCCACCGGTATCCGTCGCATCGGTCAGCTTGGGGTCGATGACATGGGCTTGGACGTCAAAGCCTCGCTGGAAACCCTCGCGAGGCAGGGCGTCCGAGTTCATCGTCACAATGTACTGGAATCCGGCGGCGTCGGCTCGCTCCGCGCCAAGCTGGAGGGCCTTCGCCACCTGGCGCTCGTCTACGCCATCGAAAAGGTGGCTGTCGTGGATGAGGAAGCGCGGCCCGCGCCCATTCCTGATGCTGATTTCGGTCAACATGAGATCGAAGCAGAAGATCTGCATGTTGGTGATGCCCTTGCTTCGCTGGCCATCGATGTGGACCTCGAATTGAGGACCGCCACCGGTCTCGGAGATTGTGAGGCTGCCGGCCTTTTCGTAGAGCGACTCTGATAGCGCCTCGAAGGCGAGAATGGCCTCCCGGATTACATCGGCGCGTTCATGGATATCGTCGCGCAGCGCTTTGGTCAGATTGGCCCGTTCGATATCGAGCTCGGCCTTCGTGCTCTCGATGCGCTCGGCGGTTTCTAGCCGCTGACGCAAGCCCTCGATTTCGGCTTCGGCCCTGCCGGCCTCTTCGCGCAGGCTGGTATAGTGTTCAAGCGCGCCGCCCGAGCGCAGCACACCCATGATCTGCCGGCGGCGCCGGTCGCGCTCTGCGATGCGTTGGTCTCGCTCGGTCATCCGCGCTTCGGCCGAACCGATCTCGGCGTTGAGATGAGTGCGGCGGTTTTCGATGATTGTCCGATGGAAGCGTTCGACCTCGTCGAACCGTCGGCGGACCATATCCGGCAGGACTACACCCGCCTCGGCATAGAGCTTGGTGACATCGCCGAGATCCGGTGCATCCTCCTCGTTCAGAGACGCGCGAAGTTGCTGCACCAAGTCGCCATCGACGACGTTCTCGACGTTCAGGGCGTCGATCTCGCTCGTAATGTCGTTCGCTTCCCGCTCAAGTGCCTTGTATTCCGGTACGACTTCGAAGTTCTCAAGTTGAGCCCGTAGTCGCTCGGAACGTGCTTCGGCGATCGTGAGACGGGTGCGCAGGTCAGCGGCTTTGCCGAAGAATCGGCCCAGATCGCCGCTGCGAGCCGCCTTGCGAAGTTCCTGGGCAACCTTCTCCTGTCCGCGCAGCTCCTGAAAGCGGCCGGGAATCGTCCAGTCCAGGCCGAGTAGATAGCAGATGGAGACCTGCTGGTCCCACGTCTGCTGCATGGTGGAATGCTGCATCGGTTGCTGAAAGCCACCGCTGAGCTGCCGTCGTACGAAGTAGGAGAAGAGCGAGCGAAAGGAGGGCTGGAAGCGCTCTGCCTCGTCTCCCGCCGAAATGGGGAGGCCGAACCAGAGATGGCCAAGATTGGCTTTCCAGTTCTCATTGGACAGCTCGAACAGTCCCGCGCGCTCGTCAAATTGCGGCCTAATGGGCCAGCCTTCGACCGGACCGTTGATGAGAATTCGGCTGGGCTTTGCCCCGCTCCGAGCTGCCGAAATCGTCTCGTCGGCAACATCCACTGCGACATCGAAGGTCCACGGGGAGAGCGCATCGGAACGGAAAATGCTCTCTTTGCGCGCGTCGGCGCCGAACAGGAAATGCACAAGCTCGATGAAGCTGGTCTTGCCTGCGCCGTTTCGCGACTGACGATCGTTGGCACCTTCGCTCTTGTCGGCGAGCAGGATGTTCAACCCCGGCCCGAAGGTCAGGTTCTTGAATGACGCGAGATCACTGCCGAAGCGACGGATCATGACTGGACCCTCCGCACCAGGCCGCGCTCGAATTCGAGCGCTCCGATAGTGTAGAGTAGGTCCAGCGACAGGACGAACCACTGGTAGTCGATCGGCGCATTCGGGGCGTGCAGGGATCTTCGTCCGCGCACCTCATCCCACAACCGCGACATCGTCATCGGCCGCTTGAGAATTTCCAGCACTTCTGCGCCGACGCCGATCAGCGCACGATCCGGGCGGACATGTTTGGTTGGAAGGATCATAGTGCCTCCACGGAGGCGACTGGATCTTCGAAGATGTCGCAACTGTCGAAGAAGTAGGAGAGGACCGCCAAAGCCGCGCTTTGCCGCTTCGGCTCACCGTTGAAGCCGGCATAGTCCTGAAGGTGCTTGAAGATCGTGTCGGCTGGAAGGTCGAGCGCCTTGAGCTCGGCATAGCGCGTCCGGAAGGCCTCGGCGATACGCTCGCCGAGATCGGGCCGGGGGCTCTTGCGGAAGAAGGTGTCGACAAGGTTGGACTTGCGCCTGCCGATCCTCAGAAACAGCCCAGATTCCTCCGACAGGGCATTCTTTTCGAGCTTTTCGGGGGATGGGGGCGTCAGCGGTGGATTGGCGGGGCTGTCCTGGCGCTGGAGAGCGTCGATGATCGGCATGAGGTCGGACAAGACCAGTCGATCGACGATAGCAATCGATGCGGCAAATCCGAACAAGGCCTGCAGGGAGGAAAGATCCAGACCCATGGCGAGGGCAAGGAGCTCGGGCTCGGACCAGGTTGAAATCTGAAGCGGCGCGTGGGCCTCGCGCAGGGTGTCCAGGTGCTGGACCGCGTTCGGCGGCAGGCCACGGCCATCGTTATGGACGAACACCCATTCCTGCATGTTGCCGTCCCAGTGGGCGCGCGCACCGTGAAAATCTTCGTCGATCTTGGCGATGAGGTCGGCTTCCTTCATCGTCTCCGGTGCGTAGCACTGGAATACGGAACCGCTGCTGATCCGGCGGCCATCGCATTTCAGGTCTCCATACGAACCGTAGGGGCGAACCTCCTCGAAGTCGGCGCCGAAAGCGTGCCCGGCTAGCCGAACGAACCAGTCCTGGAACGCCGTGCCCTTCTGGGTGTGGAGCGCCAGACGGAACTTGTCGACGTAGATTGACCGCTGCAACTCATCCATGGCGCCGCCTTGCCGGCGACACAGCGCCTCGTCTCGCCGCCTTGGGCTTCGCTACGGCCGCAGCGGTCTGATCGCCCAGATGGTGGATCCGAAGCGCGGGACGCTTCGGCAGCTTCACGGTCAACTCAAGTTTCCCCCCGACTGCTTCGACATAGCTGCGAAGGGTCGACAAATACATGTCGGATTGCTTTTCTATCTTGGAAACGGACGGCTGCTTGATGTTGAGAGCGGAGGCGATGTCGGCTTGGCCCTTGCCAGCGATCTGCCGGAGCTCGCGGAGGCCATCGACCTCTTGCCGCAACTCGTCATACCGCGCCTCGATCTGCTCCTGCTGATCTCGGGGCAGGGAGGCTATGACCTCGTCGAGGCTACGTCCCATGGCACTAACCTTCTTTACGGATTTCAGGCTTTCCGGATGATAGGAAAACCGGGGACCCGTTTTTGCGACACTCTGCTTGCGGAAGCGGGTCGGCCCAGAGCGATGAGCGGCAGGCCGACTCCGGCGAGCAGCTCTGCAATGGCCTGTAGTTCGGTCTGAACCCAGCCTCGAACGCCTGGCGGTCCGCCTCGTATGAATCGGGTAACCAAACGTCGGAATCGATATAGCTTCCAAGCTATGTACGGTCAAGCGTGCCGAGGTCAGCATCAGTTGCCACCCTCCGCCACACCGGCAGCCCGAAGAAGGTCGCCGATGCTCGCTGATCGCATCTTGCAGCGCGCGATAACCCGGTCGAAGGATACGACTCGGCCGCTGC includes the following:
- a CDS encoding ABC-three component system protein yields the protein MIRRFGSDLASFKNLTFGPGLNILLADKSEGANDRQSRNGAGKTSFIELVHFLFGADARKESIFRSDALSPWTFDVAVDVADETISAARSGAKPSRILINGPVEGWPIRPQFDERAGLFELSNENWKANLGHLWFGLPISAGDEAERFQPSFRSLFSYFVRRQLSGGFQQPMQHSTMQQTWDQQVSICYLLGLDWTIPGRFQELRGQEKVAQELRKAARSGDLGRFFGKAADLRTRLTIAEARSERLRAQLENFEVVPEYKALEREANDITSEIDALNVENVVDGDLVQQLRASLNEEDAPDLGDVTKLYAEAGVVLPDMVRRRFDEVERFHRTIIENRRTHLNAEIGSAEARMTERDQRIAERDRRRRQIMGVLRSGGALEHYTSLREEAGRAEAEIEGLRQRLETAERIESTKAELDIERANLTKALRDDIHERADVIREAILAFEALSESLYEKAGSLTISETGGGPQFEVHIDGQRSKGITNMQIFCFDLMLTEISIRNGRGPRFLIHDSHLFDGVDERQVAKALQLGAERADAAGFQYIVTMNSDALPREGFQRGFDVQAHVIDPKLTDATDTGGLFGLRFE
- a CDS encoding ABC-three component system middle component 6 — encoded protein: MILPTKHVRPDRALIGVGAEVLEILKRPMTMSRLWDEVRGRRSLHAPNAPIDYQWFVLSLDLLYTIGALEFERGLVRRVQS
- a CDS encoding ABC-three component system protein, coding for MDELQRSIYVDKFRLALHTQKGTAFQDWFVRLAGHAFGADFEEVRPYGSYGDLKCDGRRISSGSVFQCYAPETMKEADLIAKIDEDFHGARAHWDGNMQEWVFVHNDGRGLPPNAVQHLDTLREAHAPLQISTWSEPELLALAMGLDLSSLQALFGFAASIAIVDRLVLSDLMPIIDALQRQDSPANPPLTPPSPEKLEKNALSEESGLFLRIGRRKSNLVDTFFRKSPRPDLGERIAEAFRTRYAELKALDLPADTIFKHLQDYAGFNGEPKRQSAALAVLSYFFDSCDIFEDPVASVEAL
- a CDS encoding XRE family transcriptional regulator, with protein sequence MGRSLDEVIASLPRDQQEQIEARYDELRQEVDGLRELRQIAGKGQADIASALNIKQPSVSKIEKQSDMYLSTLRSYVEAVGGKLELTVKLPKRPALRIHHLGDQTAAAVAKPKAARRGAVSPARRRHG